In a single window of the Biomphalaria glabrata chromosome 13, xgBioGlab47.1, whole genome shotgun sequence genome:
- the LOC106053656 gene encoding uncharacterized protein LOC106053656, with protein sequence MESCSTDGEDTFQLALLARGDQGYHETEVNFGSEADLHKHWIDCGKNPGHTNFIPVKEFNINNLPLEYRDEDILKYIKTQSELTVRVVSSFTSSKRPPGYAFYNCRGKNFQRLGTGFVQYVYRNDTRTGKTCPCPECLSSRTPHVEWAKVKVRTATHVVFDDAEARNTVVELFYDDDGDKGAVKRLYGDNVRFGALQGDWCDMRCVTHDVELVDYLKDTWGMWRWLETKINQKYSDQDHRLAVVVSHPHGCDKQVSVGAWKERNVVDRSRDFDNCVYTYDTPTCPGSSGAPVWILGKMKWAGFFGRHPHSGRPLNGLNVSAVGWDRRIATAK encoded by the exons ATGGAGAGCTGTTCTACTGACGGCGAGGATACCTTCCAGTTAGCTTTACTAGCAAGAGGAGATCAAG GCTACCACGAGACGGAAGTGAACTTTGGGAGTGAGGCTGACCTACACAAACACTGGATTGACTGTGGGAAAAATCCTGGGCATACCAACTTTATTCCAGTCAAAGAGTTTAACATCAACAACTTGCCATTAGAATACAG AGATGAAGATATACTGAAGTACATAAAAACTCAGTCAGAGCTGACTGTAAGAGTGGTGTCCTCATTTACTAGCTCGAAACGACCGCCAGGCTATGCTTTCTACAACTGCAGGGGAAAGAACTTCCAACGACTGGGAACCGGCTTCGTCCAGTACGTCTACCGTAACGACACCAGAACCGGAAAGACGTGCCCCTGCCCAGAATGCCTGTCGTCGCGGACGCCGCACGTGGAGTGGGCCAAGGTGAAGGTCAGGACTGCCACCCACGTTGTGTTCGATGACGCAGAGGCCCGGAACACCGTGGTGGAGCTCTTCTACGACGACGACGGGGACAAGGGCGCGGTGAAACGGCTGTACGGGGACAACGTCAGGTTCGGCGCCCTCCAGGGCGACTGGTGTGACATGAGGTGCGTGACCCACGACGTCGAGCTGGTGGACTACTTAAAAGACACGTGGGGAATGTGGCGCTGGCTAGAGACTAAGATAAACCAGAAGTATTCCGACCAGGACCATCGATTGGCTGTTGTG GTATCTCACCCACACGGATGTGATAAACAGGTCAGTGTCGGCGCTTGGAAGGAGAGAAATGTCGTGGACAGGTCAAGAGACTTTGACAACTGCGTCTACACCTATGACACACCCACCTGTCCTGGGAGCAGCGGCGCCCCGGTGTGGATCCTCGGAAAAATGAAGTGGGCTGGTTTCTTCGGGCGCCACCCGCACAGCGGCCGCCCTTTGAATGGACTTAACGTGAGTGCTGTGGGGTGGGATCGAAGAATTGCAACTGCTAAATAA